The Fimbriimonas ginsengisoli Gsoil 348 genome window below encodes:
- a CDS encoding response regulator yields the protein MKIVVCNDERHIVHLLKVSLERQGHEVHPVYDGLDCLNKVHEVWPDLLVLDRQMPGMGGEEVLAELRRHPDTRDLKVVFLDENHDDDDSFPGSSLRRFFSSGG from the coding sequence ATGAAGATCGTAGTGTGTAACGACGAGCGCCATATCGTGCACCTGCTCAAGGTGAGCTTGGAGCGGCAAGGGCACGAGGTCCACCCCGTTTATGACGGCCTCGACTGTTTGAATAAAGTCCACGAGGTGTGGCCCGACCTACTGGTGCTCGATCGCCAAATGCCCGGAATGGGCGGTGAAGAAGTCCTCGCCGAACTCCGGCGCCACCCCGACACGCGAGACCTCAAGGTCGTCTTCCTCGATGAGAATCATGATGACGACGACTCTTTCCCTGGCTCGTCCTTACGTCGTTTCTTTTCGTCGGGAGGCTAA
- a CDS encoding CPBP family intramembrane glutamic endopeptidase, which yields MSESETPPITEEPRHTFGWWMLGLLLAVMLVNSLVTSLSPKNAAANPPINANEELLKQVVSQLRLISYSPTGDETSTKDLRTKTLEELKEPISDLVPASKTDPAAARMYAAMRTEAGESVPQESLAPLRNSKSPSDQVLARIYGVPKLSPAEAKAMVAMLPDEPFVYQLAKVHALEKSGDKEARDRIFTGRRAIGMVVAGIFAIMVLIGSAIAWSLYMRARRDNKIGESSGYPMGSITLADADRLALRAAQIVGLFLVYLVLAALLRLGAAGTIASGIAIIVTLPILAQVPVYGKRITLQTAGISARNLFQHILWGIGGFLVELPIALFMAALGAALFSFLPAPTHPAAQELAQAKDLWSKLPIILFATITAPIWEEFVFRGLLFPALGRVFGRVVAAAVATGFIFAMIHPQGIALWFGLATVGTMGCALTYHTRSLIPTMVMHMLHNTATVALLLLMTAPV from the coding sequence GTGAGCGAGTCCGAAACGCCTCCCATCACCGAGGAACCCCGGCACACCTTCGGCTGGTGGATGCTCGGGCTTCTGTTGGCGGTGATGCTGGTGAACTCTCTGGTGACCTCCCTGAGCCCCAAGAACGCCGCCGCCAACCCGCCAATCAATGCGAACGAAGAGCTTCTCAAGCAGGTGGTTTCCCAGCTCCGGCTGATCTCCTACTCTCCCACCGGCGACGAGACGTCTACAAAAGATCTCCGGACGAAGACGCTCGAGGAGTTAAAAGAGCCGATCTCGGACCTTGTGCCGGCGAGCAAAACCGATCCCGCGGCGGCCCGGATGTATGCGGCGATGCGGACCGAGGCGGGCGAATCGGTGCCCCAGGAAAGCCTAGCCCCGTTGCGTAACAGCAAATCTCCCAGCGACCAGGTCTTGGCGAGGATCTACGGAGTCCCCAAACTTTCACCCGCCGAGGCGAAGGCAATGGTAGCTATGCTGCCCGACGAGCCATTTGTTTATCAGCTCGCTAAGGTCCACGCCCTGGAAAAGTCCGGCGACAAAGAAGCTCGAGACCGAATTTTCACTGGCCGGCGCGCCATTGGAATGGTGGTGGCCGGGATCTTTGCGATCATGGTCCTCATCGGGAGCGCCATTGCCTGGTCGCTCTATATGCGCGCTCGCCGCGATAATAAGATTGGCGAGAGCTCTGGCTACCCAATGGGCTCGATCACCCTCGCCGACGCCGACCGTCTAGCGTTAAGGGCGGCCCAAATCGTCGGACTCTTCCTGGTTTACTTAGTGCTCGCCGCGCTCCTTCGACTCGGCGCCGCCGGAACGATCGCCTCTGGAATCGCGATCATCGTCACGTTGCCGATCCTCGCGCAGGTGCCGGTGTACGGTAAGCGGATCACGCTTCAGACCGCCGGGATCTCCGCGCGAAACCTATTCCAACACATCCTCTGGGGAATCGGCGGCTTCCTGGTCGAGTTGCCCATCGCTCTCTTCATGGCGGCGTTAGGGGCGGCGCTTTTCAGCTTCCTTCCCGCACCGACGCACCCGGCAGCTCAGGAGCTTGCCCAGGCGAAGGATCTTTGGTCGAAGCTGCCGATTATCCTTTTCGCGACGATCACCGCGCCAATCTGGGAGGAGTTCGTGTTCCGTGGCCTGCTTTTCCCGGCGCTGGGCCGGGTATTCGGCCGGGTCGTTGCGGCCGCGGTCGCCACCGGTTTCATCTTCGCCATGATCCACCCTCAAGGCATCGCCCTCTGGTTCGGCCTCGCGACCGTCGGAACGATGGGCTGCGCCCTCACCTACCACACGCGCTCCCTCATCCCGACCATGGTCATGCATATGCTCCACAACACCGCCACGGTCGCCCTCCTCCTCCTAATGACGGCACCCGTGTGA